Proteins from a genomic interval of Clostridium scatologenes:
- a CDS encoding sensor histidine kinase, producing MSIGEFIKDKIVIMSCNILMFIILTVIMIAINVKFIIIVFVFCIWFFPLISYMALEFMKYKNYYDEIESILEKLDKKYLLPEMIEEANFIQGEKLNCILKEISRDMHENVKYYKDMQEDYREYIEAWVHEIKTPIASGKLIVTNNQNEVTNKIDFQLDRIEGFVEQVLYYSRSNNVSKDYIIKQVNLDTVVRNVVKRNYRDFIHKKVKLHIKDVNEIIYTDRKWTEFIINQIISNSIKYSSNKEPMIIISSVKKVNSVMLTIEDNGVGIIDKDINRVFEKGFTGDNGRRFSKSTGMGLYICKKLCLKLGLKIDIASDVNKGTKVTLVFPMSSMTTFTCD from the coding sequence ATGAGTATAGGTGAATTTATTAAAGATAAAATTGTTATAATGTCATGTAATATTCTGATGTTTATTATACTCACAGTTATAATGATAGCTATTAACGTTAAATTCATCATAATTGTATTTGTCTTTTGTATATGGTTTTTTCCGTTAATTTCATATATGGCTTTAGAATTTATGAAATATAAAAATTATTATGATGAGATTGAAAGCATATTAGAAAAATTGGATAAGAAATATCTACTTCCAGAGATGATAGAGGAAGCAAACTTTATACAAGGTGAAAAACTTAATTGTATACTTAAAGAAATAAGCAGAGATATGCATGAGAATGTAAAATATTATAAAGATATGCAAGAAGATTATAGAGAATACATAGAGGCGTGGGTGCATGAAATTAAGACACCAATAGCTTCCGGAAAGTTGATAGTTACAAATAATCAAAATGAAGTAACTAATAAAATAGACTTTCAGCTGGATAGAATTGAGGGATTTGTAGAACAGGTGCTTTATTATTCCCGAAGTAATAATGTTAGTAAAGACTATATTATAAAGCAGGTTAATCTTGATACTGTAGTAAGAAATGTAGTCAAAAGAAATTATAGAGATTTTATTCATAAGAAGGTAAAATTACATATAAAAGATGTTAATGAGATTATATATACTGATAGAAAATGGACTGAATTTATTATTAATCAAATAATTAGTAATTCTATAAAGTATTCAAGCAACAAAGAACCAATGATAATTATATCTTCAGTTAAAAAAGTTAATTCAGTAATGTTAACTATAGAGGATAATGGAGTAGGTATAATAGATAAAGATATAAATAGAGTTTTTGAAAAAGGATTCACTGGTGATAATGGAAGAAGATTTAGCAAAAGTACAGGAATGGGGTTGTATATATGCAAAAAGCTTTGTTTAAAATTAGGATTAAAAATTGACATTGCTTCTGATGTTAATAAAGGAACTAAAGTTACATTAGTATTTCCTATGTCAAGTATGACAACTTTTACATGTGATTGA
- a CDS encoding sensor domain-containing diguanylate cyclase yields the protein MKVSNLLSFMLLVSALVLFFLGYFACKSDKKYVVISLIRILKFKFLKRTPIELEKVFSNMLNGVIILDSENNIVNFNNASKNIISELKYLEVGHKKIDEVLKDHNTLLKAVNDGFSNESLITTKGKDHLIYYKVNINSIYENTGEIIGKTLIFIDVTEQKRNIEKINKLLKLKEVMLDIGYSINEISDINDLLQLILDKLINCIDEKRNGSILLLDEDENLKIVASKGYNSEDIKKYVVNFKERFKWSDGEESINKTVIYNNVDKIKNIIMLDTAEGKKIKSVIRSPIIINNELYGFLNIDSTSNNIFDEVYLELMEYMASQISIAVTKHKLYEKTVYLSRYDKLTNVYNRSYFEQLLYDNINDNINKKEFFVVVFDLNGLKFVNDSYGHLAGDELIKIFSKRLSELAGASDIIGRFGGDEFIGVFFNLDFENLIDKFEELVKHFKNNPINFGKDKIICSYSYGIVNFPRDGVEINELIKIADNRMYEYKSRIKKVGIMKKSITKLRY from the coding sequence TTGAAGGTAAGCAATCTTTTAAGCTTTATGTTATTAGTATCTGCACTAGTATTGTTTTTTTTAGGGTATTTTGCATGTAAAAGTGATAAGAAATATGTTGTTATATCTTTGATTCGCATATTAAAATTTAAATTTTTAAAGCGTACACCAATTGAACTAGAGAAGGTTTTTTCTAATATGCTGAATGGAGTTATAATATTAGATTCTGAAAATAATATAGTTAATTTTAATAATGCATCAAAAAATATTATTTCAGAATTGAAGTATTTAGAAGTAGGCCATAAAAAAATTGATGAAGTATTGAAAGACCATAATACATTACTAAAGGCAGTGAATGATGGCTTTAGTAATGAAAGTTTAATAACAACAAAAGGTAAAGATCATTTAATATACTATAAGGTTAATATTAATAGTATATATGAAAATACTGGTGAAATTATTGGCAAAACACTTATTTTTATAGATGTTACAGAGCAAAAAAGAAATATAGAGAAAATAAATAAGTTATTAAAGTTAAAAGAAGTTATGCTTGATATTGGGTATTCTATTAATGAAATATCAGATATTAATGATTTACTTCAATTAATATTAGATAAGCTTATCAATTGTATTGATGAGAAGAGAAATGGTTCAATATTACTTTTAGATGAGGATGAAAATTTAAAGATAGTTGCATCTAAAGGTTATAATTCTGAAGATATTAAAAAATATGTAGTTAACTTTAAAGAACGTTTTAAATGGAGTGATGGTGAAGAAAGTATAAACAAAACAGTTATTTACAATAATGTAGATAAAATAAAAAATATAATTATGCTAGATACAGCAGAAGGAAAAAAAATAAAATCTGTAATTAGGTCACCTATTATTATAAATAATGAGTTGTATGGCTTTCTAAACATTGACAGTACATCTAATAATATATTTGATGAAGTATACTTGGAATTAATGGAATATATGGCAAGTCAGATTTCTATTGCAGTTACAAAGCATAAACTTTATGAAAAAACTGTATATCTATCTAGATATGATAAGTTAACTAATGTATATAATAGAAGCTATTTTGAACAATTACTTTATGATAATATCAATGATAACATAAATAAAAAAGAATTTTTTGTAGTGGTTTTTGATTTAAATGGACTAAAATTTGTTAACGATAGTTATGGTCATTTAGCTGGAGATGAATTAATTAAAATATTTTCAAAACGATTGAGTGAATTAGCTGGTGCTTCAGATATTATAGGAAGATTTGGGGGAGATGAATTTATTGGAGTTTTCTTTAATTTAGATTTTGAAAATTTAATTGATAAATTTGAAGAATTAGTTAAACACTTTAAAAATAATCCAATAAATTTTGGCAAAGACAAAATTATTTGCAGTTATAGTTATGGTATTGTGAACTTTCCAAGAGACGGAGTGGAAATTAATGAACTGATAAAAATTGCGGATAATCGTATGTATGAATATAAGAGTAGGATAAAAAAGGTAGGAATAATGAAAAAATCCATCACCAAGTTGCGGTATTAA
- a CDS encoding type 1 glutamine amidotransferase domain-containing protein has translation MENNKKVLSLIHSDFEDLEFWYPILRLKEEGVEVIVAGEKADKKYIGKYGVPAHSDCAFSEINVEEFDGILIPGGWAPDKLRRFPEVIDIVRKMNDENKVVGQICHAGWVAISAKILKGKKVTSTPGIKDDMENAGATWIDEAVVVDKNLVSSRRPMDLPLYMKKYIEVLNK, from the coding sequence ATGGAAAATAATAAAAAAGTTTTAAGTCTTATTCATAGTGATTTTGAGGATTTAGAATTTTGGTATCCTATTTTAAGGCTTAAGGAAGAAGGAGTAGAAGTAATTGTAGCTGGTGAAAAAGCTGATAAAAAATATATTGGTAAGTATGGAGTTCCTGCACACTCAGATTGTGCTTTTTCAGAAATAAATGTAGAAGAATTTGATGGTATTTTGATACCAGGAGGATGGGCTCCAGATAAACTAAGAAGATTTCCAGAAGTTATAGACATAGTAAGAAAGATGAATGATGAAAACAAGGTAGTAGGACAAATATGTCACGCTGGATGGGTAGCAATTTCAGCAAAGATTTTAAAAGGAAAAAAGGTTACAAGTACGCCTGGAATAAAGGATGATATGGAAAATGCAGGTGCAACCTGGATTGATGAAGCTGTAGTTGTAGACAAGAATCTTGTTTCCAGCAGACGACCAATGGATTTACCTTTATATATGAAAAAATATATTGAAGTTTTGAATAAGTAG
- a CDS encoding HesB/IscA family protein, translating to MIKVTKKAAEKFNEIRKKAKNPENAILRVVFAGYGUGGPKLQLTLDESKNNDDIIVKSEGINVVYSSDLKEYVDESTIDYSTGWFRRGFTILGGNASSC from the coding sequence ATGATTAAAGTTACTAAAAAAGCAGCTGAAAAATTTAATGAAATCAGAAAAAAAGCTAAAAATCCTGAAAATGCAATATTAAGAGTTGTTTTTGCAGGTTATGGATGAGGTGGTCCAAAATTGCAGTTAACTCTGGATGAGTCAAAAAATAACGATGATATAATTGTTAAATCAGAAGGTATAAATGTTGTTTATAGTTCAGATTTGAAGGAATATGTGGATGAATCAACTATTGATTATTCAACTGGTTGGTTTAGACGAGGGTTTACTATACTTGGAGGCAATGCTTCTTCATGCTAA
- a CDS encoding response regulator transcription factor, with translation MKKIIIIENDEVIREELQNFLKKYGYDIKVPVEFNDIIKYIEDENANLILLDINLPVFDGYYICREIRKTSDIPIIIVTSRDSEVDELMSMNLGADDFITKPYNTDILLARITNLLKRAYGNLKNNNLLSYKDFNLNLSNATVNYKDNSLELTKNEVKILSYLINNKGNIVKRDSLMEYLWKADYFVDDSTLTVNINRLRKKLQEIGIENPIETRRGLGYIMP, from the coding sequence ATGAAAAAGATTATTATTATTGAAAATGATGAAGTTATAAGAGAAGAATTACAAAATTTTTTAAAAAAATATGGATATGATATAAAAGTACCTGTAGAGTTTAATGACATAATAAAATATATTGAAGATGAGAATGCAAATCTTATATTATTAGACATAAATCTTCCTGTTTTTGATGGTTACTATATATGTAGAGAAATACGTAAAACTTCAGATATTCCAATTATAATAGTTACAAGCAGAGACAGCGAAGTAGATGAGTTAATGAGTATGAATTTAGGGGCAGATGATTTTATAACCAAGCCTTATAATACAGACATATTACTAGCAAGAATAACAAATTTATTAAAAAGAGCATATGGCAATTTGAAAAATAATAATCTATTAAGCTATAAAGATTTTAATTTAAATCTTTCAAATGCAACGGTTAATTATAAGGATAATTCTTTAGAGCTAACCAAAAATGAAGTTAAAATACTCTCATATTTGATTAATAATAAGGGAAATATAGTAAAAAGAGATTCACTTATGGAATACTTGTGGAAAGCAGACTACTTTGTAGATGACAGCACCTTAACTGTTAATATTAATAGATTAAGGAAAAAGCTTCAGGAAATAGGAATAGAAAATCCAATAGAAACAAGAAGAGGACTAGGGTATATTATGCCATGA
- a CDS encoding efflux RND transporter permease subunit, whose product MGLIKAAIKNKKIVLFLVAIIIVSGFYCYSGISKQETPDVGSPAAMITTVYPGASPSDIEKLVTKKVEQKAEEIDGCDYVQSYSESNASIVIINLNNDADEDKAWRDLRDKIKDLKSELPNGCNDSEINTNLTETAGTIISISGNNYSYQQLGDYADDIKKQIRNTDGISRIDVKGKQDRQVNVQVDWNKVNKYKVSVKDICTVLSAQNIDIPSGSLNLATGKIKVNTPGMFSSLHDIENTVIGVSSSTGETIKIKDIAKVYMDYDNDFTYKFTDNGQNAVLLAAYFQQNKNVIPIGNDIQKKLDTIKKGMPSDLKIDEVTFQPKDVNDSVSFFMKNLRDGIILVIITVLIGMGFRNAMVISTVIPISICMNFIIMYAFGIKVEQMSTTALIIALGILVDDAIVIGDVVQVGIDEGLKRNEAAFTGIKKLFVPVFTSTLIIVGAFLPLLSISGVVGKFLKTLPQVVIICVICSYLCALFVTPAMSSLFFKKSKESKGENPVRMMFEHLLKYGLKHKKTVISAALAVFAAALILMKTLGMQLFPYVDKDIIYIDVSNEKVADIKNTSKLVNQIEGMLKQQKEVTNYTSAIGGGMPKFYVTLPTVAPADNTAQIMVKLDLNKTKRFKTRQELVEYMQNQIDSNISGGTATVNQLEEATPIGAPIRLRLTGDDLDQIQKASEKIEQQLKNMPGTMNVRDDAAKKTYEFEVNIDENRASQLGLLKSDILQQINIALKGYKASTYRKNGSEYDIMVKTNISSIEDLKNLYIESSITNKKIPLYEVASIKLNSEIDKITHYKEDRTITIYSDVKSGYNSVNIENALKQKIDGMNLDPIKVIYDGEKAQISKYFTSLGVAGILILVIIYVLLFVQFKSFMQPLVIMCSLPLSLIGVAIGLHAFGMNLSLTAFMGVISLIGVVIRNAILLIEYINDARENGFSIDDACMHAVSQRFRPIILSSTATITALIPLAFSGSALFGPMSVAMMCGLLTATFLTFIVVPVVYSLINTKLEQRLANKKLLQMSKD is encoded by the coding sequence TTAATTTGAACAATGACGCTGATGAAGATAAGGCCTGGAGGGATTTAAGAGATAAAATAAAAGATTTAAAATCTGAACTTCCTAATGGATGCAACGATAGTGAAATTAATACTAATCTTACAGAAACAGCTGGTACAATAATAAGTATATCAGGTAATAATTACTCTTATCAACAATTAGGAGATTATGCTGATGATATAAAGAAACAGATTCGTAATACTGATGGAATTTCAAGAATAGATGTAAAGGGCAAACAGGATAGACAAGTAAATGTACAAGTAGATTGGAACAAAGTAAACAAGTATAAAGTATCTGTAAAAGATATATGTACTGTACTAAGTGCACAAAATATAGATATACCATCAGGATCTTTAAATTTAGCTACAGGTAAAATAAAAGTAAATACACCGGGTATGTTTAGTTCATTACATGATATAGAAAATACTGTCATAGGAGTTTCCAGTAGCACTGGTGAAACCATAAAGATTAAGGACATAGCAAAAGTATATATGGACTATGATAATGATTTTACATATAAGTTTACTGATAATGGTCAAAATGCAGTATTACTGGCAGCTTATTTTCAACAAAATAAAAATGTAATTCCAATAGGAAATGATATACAGAAAAAATTAGATACAATAAAAAAAGGAATGCCAAGTGATCTTAAAATAGATGAAGTTACCTTTCAACCTAAAGACGTAAATGATTCTGTTTCATTTTTTATGAAAAATCTTAGAGATGGGATAATACTTGTAATTATAACAGTACTTATAGGTATGGGTTTTAGAAATGCAATGGTAATTTCTACAGTTATACCTATATCAATATGCATGAATTTTATTATCATGTATGCATTTGGAATTAAGGTTGAACAGATGTCAACTACAGCACTGATTATAGCGCTTGGTATACTTGTTGATGATGCCATAGTAATAGGTGATGTTGTACAAGTTGGAATAGATGAGGGATTAAAAAGAAATGAAGCAGCATTTACTGGTATAAAAAAGCTGTTTGTACCAGTATTCACTTCTACCTTAATTATTGTAGGAGCCTTTTTGCCTCTACTGTCCATATCAGGAGTGGTGGGTAAATTTTTAAAAACCCTGCCTCAGGTTGTTATAATATGTGTAATCTGCTCATATTTATGTGCATTGTTTGTAACTCCAGCCATGTCTTCTTTATTCTTTAAAAAGAGTAAAGAAAGCAAAGGAGAAAATCCAGTTCGTATGATGTTTGAACATCTTTTAAAATATGGACTTAAGCATAAAAAAACTGTTATTTCAGCAGCTTTAGCTGTCTTTGCAGCAGCATTGATTTTAATGAAAACTCTTGGAATGCAGCTTTTCCCTTATGTAGATAAAGATATAATATATATAGATGTTTCAAATGAAAAAGTTGCAGATATAAAAAATACTAGTAAATTAGTAAATCAAATAGAAGGCATGTTGAAACAGCAAAAGGAAGTTACAAATTATACGTCAGCTATAGGTGGTGGTATGCCCAAGTTTTATGTAACATTACCTACAGTTGCACCTGCTGATAATACAGCTCAAATAATGGTAAAATTAGATTTAAATAAAACAAAAAGGTTTAAAACAAGACAGGAATTAGTAGAATATATGCAAAATCAAATAGATAGTAACATTTCGGGAGGTACAGCTACAGTAAATCAACTTGAAGAAGCAACGCCTATAGGTGCTCCAATACGTTTAAGACTTACTGGAGATGATTTAGATCAGATTCAAAAGGCTTCTGAAAAAATTGAGCAGCAGCTAAAAAATATGCCTGGAACTATGAATGTAAGAGATGATGCTGCCAAAAAGACTTATGAATTTGAAGTAAATATAGATGAAAATAGAGCATCACAGCTTGGATTATTGAAGTCAGACATTCTACAGCAAATTAATATTGCACTTAAAGGGTATAAAGCATCTACTTATAGAAAAAATGGTAGTGAATATGATATTATGGTTAAAACAAATATTTCGTCTATAGAAGACTTGAAAAATTTATATATCGAATCAAGCATTACAAATAAAAAAATACCTTTATATGAAGTAGCCTCTATTAAACTTAACTCAGAGATAGATAAGATAACACATTATAAGGAAGATAGAACTATAACCATTTATAGTGATGTTAAAAGTGGATATAATTCTGTTAATATAGAAAATGCATTGAAGCAAAAAATAGATGGAATGAATTTAGATCCAATAAAAGTTATATATGATGGAGAGAAAGCTCAAATAAGTAAATACTTTACAAGCCTTGGCGTTGCTGGAATACTTATTTTGGTAATAATCTATGTACTTTTGTTTGTTCAATTCAAATCATTTATGCAGCCTCTTGTAATAATGTGTTCTCTGCCACTGTCACTTATAGGAGTGGCTATAGGACTTCATGCTTTTGGAATGAATTTGTCACTTACAGCTTTTATGGGAGTAATAAGCTTAATTGGAGTAGTTATAAGAAATGCTATACTTCTTATTGAATATATAAATGATGCTAGGGAAAATGGATTTTCTATAGATGATGCTTGTATGCATGCTGTAAGTCAAAGATTTAGACCTATAATATTGAGTTCCACAGCAACCATTACAGCATTGATACCACTGGCTTTTTCTGGAAGTGCATTGTTTGGACCTATGTCCGTTGCTATGATGTGTGGACTTTTGACAGCTACTTTTCTAACATTTATTGTTGTTCCAGTAGTATATTCTTTAATTAATACTAAATTAGAGCAAAGATTAGCAAATAAAAAACTTCTACAAATGTCTAAAGATTAA
- a CDS encoding FtsX-like permease family protein, with product MYSKIAINNIKKSYKDYTIYFLTLILAVCIFYSFNSMDSKKALVQMKASNRNYISKLTDIISALSIFVSIILGSLILYANNFLIKRRKKELGIYMTLGMGKRKISRILVTETFIVGVVSLISGIILGIGAAQGLSIFILKVLDVGINEYRFTVSTSAICKTILYFGIMFLIVMIFNVFLISKYKIIDLLTSSRKNEDIKFKNPFIYLLAFILCVTSLGFAYKTVLKVGMDLRSPMFILSIALVILGTVLFFFSLAGFILYIVNKNKKIYFKGLNIFIIKQINSKVNTNFISMSLICLMLFITMVVLSTGISAKKDFEEGLKKRAPFDASIIINNDNEKNNIEDILNKINFKISKNEKYEVYNEYDTKVKVRNLFTDTIDGNFIKISDYNKMLKLKGEKEINLNKNEVLILSNYNKNVKEINEKLKNDNKVHIKEREYLVKNHRAIEENLYNFVISYNFCTIVINDEFLSDYKISKSLLNIMYSDKNREENNEKYNKIYKDSINGKYRSLNSPYINAFSKDDIYFGAKRGGTSVLFVGIYLGMVFLIASTAVLALQQLSEASDSIERYKALKRIGANKKMIDKTIFAQTFIYFSLPVILALIHSVVGIAVINDYFSLLKQTNSSCSVIITILIFIVIYVGYFYITYVEYKNIVKSNI from the coding sequence ATGTATTCTAAGATAGCTATAAACAATATTAAGAAGAGTTATAAGGACTATACTATATATTTCTTAACACTAATATTAGCAGTTTGTATATTTTATAGCTTTAACTCAATGGATTCGAAAAAGGCACTTGTTCAAATGAAAGCTTCAAATAGGAATTATATATCTAAATTAACAGATATTATATCTGCTTTATCAATATTTGTATCTATAATATTAGGTAGTTTAATATTATATGCAAATAATTTTTTAATAAAAAGACGTAAAAAAGAATTAGGAATATATATGACTTTAGGTATGGGGAAAAGAAAAATATCTAGAATTTTAGTAACAGAGACTTTTATAGTTGGAGTTGTATCTTTAATTAGTGGCATTATATTGGGAATTGGAGCAGCACAGGGCTTATCTATATTTATCTTAAAAGTGCTTGATGTTGGAATTAATGAATATAGGTTTACTGTTTCAACAAGTGCTATATGTAAAACTATATTATACTTTGGAATAATGTTTTTAATTGTTATGATATTTAATGTATTTTTGATTTCTAAATATAAAATAATCGATTTATTAACATCAAGTAGAAAGAATGAAGATATAAAATTTAAAAATCCATTTATATATTTATTAGCATTTATACTATGTGTAACATCACTTGGATTTGCATATAAAACCGTGCTGAAGGTAGGTATGGATTTAAGAAGTCCTATGTTTATATTATCAATAGCACTTGTAATACTAGGGACAGTGTTATTTTTCTTTAGCTTAGCTGGATTTATATTATATATAGTAAATAAAAATAAAAAGATATATTTTAAAGGACTAAATATATTTATAATAAAACAAATAAATAGTAAAGTTAATACAAACTTTATATCAATGTCATTAATTTGTTTAATGCTATTTATTACAATGGTGGTATTATCTACAGGAATAAGTGCAAAAAAAGATTTTGAAGAAGGATTAAAAAAAAGAGCACCATTTGATGCCAGTATAATAATAAACAATGATAATGAAAAAAACAACATAGAAGATATATTAAATAAAATTAATTTTAAAATAAGTAAAAATGAAAAATATGAAGTTTATAATGAATATGATACAAAGGTAAAGGTGAGAAATTTATTTACTGATACTATTGATGGAAATTTTATTAAAATATCTGATTATAATAAAATGTTGAAATTGAAGGGTGAAAAAGAAATAAATTTAAATAAGAATGAGGTTTTGATTTTATCAAATTACAACAAGAATGTTAAGGAAATTAATGAAAAATTAAAAAATGATAATAAAGTTCATATCAAAGAAAGAGAATATCTAGTTAAAAATCACAGGGCTATAGAAGAAAATCTTTATAACTTTGTCATTTCATATAATTTTTGCACAATAGTAATAAATGATGAGTTTTTATCTGATTATAAAATTAGTAAATCATTACTTAATATAATGTATTCAGATAAGAATAGAGAAGAGAATAATGAAAAATACAACAAAATTTACAAGGATTCTATTAATGGCAAGTATAGAAGTCTAAATAGTCCATATATAAATGCTTTTTCAAAGGATGATATTTATTTTGGAGCTAAGAGAGGAGGAACTTCAGTATTATTCGTGGGAATATATTTAGGTATGGTGTTTTTAATAGCTAGCACAGCAGTACTAGCTCTTCAACAATTATCAGAAGCCAGTGACAGTATAGAAAGATATAAAGCTTTAAAGAGAATTGGTGCAAATAAAAAAATGATAGACAAAACAATTTTCGCTCAAACCTTCATATATTTTAGCCTTCCAGTGATACTTGCATTAATTCACTCAGTAGTTGGTATTGCAGTGATTAATGACTATTTCTCTCTCTTAAAGCAGACAAATAGCAGTTGTTCGGTTATAATAACAATTTTAATATTCATTGTAATTTATGTAGGATATTTTTATATCACATATGTAGAGTATAAAAATATAGTGAAAAGTAATATTTAA
- the trxA gene encoding thioredoxin — MAKIINSSEFQKDVLNSNETILVDFFAEWCGPCKMVSPVLEELSTEFEGKAKIFKVDVDKSGDLAGKYGITGVPTLIIFKDGKAVDKMVGFQPKEILKARLQQY; from the coding sequence ATGGCAAAAATAATAAATAGTAGTGAATTTCAAAAGGATGTTTTAAATAGTAATGAAACAATATTAGTAGATTTTTTTGCAGAATGGTGTGGACCATGTAAGATGGTATCTCCAGTCTTAGAAGAATTAAGTACAGAGTTTGAAGGAAAGGCTAAAATATTTAAAGTTGATGTTGATAAAAGTGGTGATTTGGCAGGAAAATATGGAATTACAGGTGTACCAACATTAATAATTTTCAAAGATGGTAAAGCAGTTGATAAGATGGTAGGTTTTCAACCTAAGGAAATACTTAAAGCTAGATTGCAGCAGTATTAA